The Brachybacterium huguangmaarense genome contains a region encoding:
- the aroE gene encoding shikimate dehydrogenase — translation MPDEIHERITGRTELIALIADPIRHSRSPRMHNLALAHLGIDAAYLAFEVDEDGLAAAVAGLAALGARGFNVSMPHEMSIVPLLDEISDAARLIGACNTVVRVGGRLRGENTDGVGYVAALRERGVEVAGATLTLLGAGGAATAIAVQCALDGARAIRLFNRRDRFFAHGEQIVATVREGTGTDITLHDLEDLPALRAAVAESHVLANATEVGMGALAHLSPLPDPAVLRPDLFVSDVVYAPERSLLLRHAEAAGCRVMNGLGMMFHQGAASFRLWTGQEMPLDVVRAHMDEEESR, via the coding sequence GTGCCCGACGAGATCCACGAGCGCATCACGGGGCGCACCGAGCTGATCGCCCTGATCGCCGATCCCATCCGCCACAGCCGCAGCCCGCGCATGCACAACCTGGCCCTCGCGCACCTTGGGATCGACGCGGCCTACCTCGCCTTCGAGGTCGACGAGGACGGGCTCGCGGCCGCCGTCGCCGGACTCGCCGCACTCGGCGCGCGCGGCTTCAACGTGTCGATGCCCCACGAGATGTCGATCGTGCCGCTGCTCGACGAGATCTCCGACGCCGCGCGGCTGATCGGCGCGTGCAACACGGTCGTCCGCGTCGGCGGACGGCTGCGCGGCGAGAACACCGACGGCGTCGGCTACGTCGCCGCGCTGCGCGAACGGGGCGTGGAGGTCGCGGGCGCGACGCTCACCCTGCTCGGCGCGGGAGGGGCGGCGACCGCGATCGCCGTCCAGTGCGCTCTCGACGGCGCCCGGGCGATCCGGCTGTTCAACCGCCGGGACCGCTTCTTCGCGCACGGCGAGCAGATCGTGGCGACCGTGCGGGAGGGCACCGGCACCGACATCACGCTCCACGACCTCGAGGACCTCCCCGCGCTGCGCGCCGCCGTCGCCGAGTCCCACGTCCTGGCCAACGCGACCGAGGTCGGCATGGGCGCCCTCGCGCACCTGTCCCCGCTCCCGGACCCCGCCGTGCTGCGGCCGGACCTGTTCGTCTCCGACGTCGTCTACGCCCCGGAGCGCTCGCTCCTCCTGCGGCACGCCGAGGCCGCCGGCTGTCGCGTCATGAACGGACTGGGCATGATGTTCCATCAGGGCGCCGCCTCCTTCCGGCTGTGGACCGGACAGGAGATGCCGCTCGACGTGGTGCGCGCGCACATGGACGAGGAGGAGAGCCGATGA
- the aroB gene encoding 3-dehydroquinate synthase codes for MTATTITVSTPTGSYPVLVGRGLLADVSAHVPERARRVVIVHQAPLRDLAGRLRETIAASGCEAFVAEIPDGEEAKTAQVAGFLWQVCGQAEIGRKDLVIGFGGGAATDLAGFVAATWLRGVDVLQVPTTVAAMVDAAVGGKTGINTAEGKNLVGAFHPPIAVIADLDVLGGLGAHDVAAGLAEAVKAGFIADERILEIAEADPAALLDVGSDAFREVVERAIAVKADVVSEDLTESDTGRREFLNYGHTLGHAIERNERYQWRHGAAVSVGMMFAAELSHLAGKLRETDVDRHRRILTALGLPTTYRDRQWPKLEDAMRRDKKTRAGMLRFIVLDAIGRPTRLEGPDPALLLAAYDSITAHDGEPGA; via the coding sequence ATGACCGCCACCACCATCACCGTCTCCACGCCCACCGGCTCCTACCCCGTGCTCGTCGGACGCGGTCTTCTCGCCGACGTGTCCGCCCACGTCCCGGAGCGGGCACGGCGGGTCGTGATCGTGCATCAGGCGCCGCTGCGGGACCTCGCGGGCCGGTTGCGCGAGACGATCGCGGCGAGCGGTTGCGAGGCCTTCGTCGCCGAGATCCCCGACGGCGAGGAGGCCAAGACCGCGCAGGTCGCGGGCTTCCTGTGGCAGGTGTGCGGACAGGCCGAGATCGGACGCAAGGACCTCGTGATCGGCTTCGGCGGGGGCGCCGCGACCGACCTCGCCGGCTTCGTCGCGGCCACCTGGCTGCGGGGCGTGGACGTGCTGCAGGTCCCCACCACGGTCGCCGCGATGGTCGACGCCGCGGTGGGCGGCAAGACGGGCATCAACACCGCCGAGGGCAAGAACCTGGTCGGCGCGTTCCATCCCCCGATCGCCGTGATCGCGGACCTCGACGTGCTCGGCGGCCTCGGCGCCCACGACGTCGCCGCGGGCCTCGCCGAGGCCGTCAAGGCCGGCTTCATCGCCGACGAGCGCATCCTCGAGATCGCCGAGGCCGACCCCGCCGCCCTGCTCGACGTCGGCAGCGACGCGTTCCGGGAGGTCGTCGAGCGCGCGATCGCCGTCAAGGCCGACGTCGTCTCCGAGGACCTCACGGAGTCCGACACCGGGCGGCGCGAGTTCCTCAACTACGGGCACACCCTCGGCCACGCCATCGAGCGCAACGAGCGCTACCAGTGGCGCCACGGCGCGGCCGTGTCCGTGGGCATGATGTTCGCCGCCGAGCTGTCGCACCTGGCCGGCAAGCTGCGCGAGACGGACGTCGACCGGCACCGGCGCATCCTCACCGCCCTCGGCCTGCCCACCACCTACCGCGACCGCCAGTGGCCCAAGCTCGAGGACGCGATGCGCCGCGACAAGAAGACGCGCGCCGGCATGCTGCGCTTCATCGTGCTCGACGCGATCGGGCGCCCGACCCGCCTCGAGGGCCCCGACCCCGCCCTCCTGCTCGCGGCCTACGACTCGATCACCGCGCACGACGGGGAACCCGGCGCCTGA
- the coaE gene encoding dephospho-CoA kinase (Dephospho-CoA kinase (CoaE) performs the final step in coenzyme A biosynthesis.): MDLTRIGLTGGIGAGKSTVADIWRADGVPVIDLDAHSRAVLDVPGPGVEEAVARFGEEFRLPTGTIDRGALAALVFADAAARADLEAIVLSRVDDAVAAEERAARAAGHAVVVHDSPLLLEKERDGDYDAVVGVLAPRRERIARVVRDRGRTVEYVAGVLAAQASDLERIRRCDRLILNNAGRTVLGERARRALAAALAELAP; this comes from the coding sequence ATGGACCTCACGCGGATCGGCCTGACGGGCGGCATCGGAGCCGGCAAGTCGACGGTCGCGGACATCTGGCGCGCCGACGGCGTGCCCGTGATCGACCTCGACGCGCACTCGCGGGCGGTGCTCGACGTGCCCGGTCCCGGCGTCGAGGAGGCCGTCGCGCGTTTCGGCGAGGAGTTCCGCCTGCCCACCGGCACGATCGACCGCGGCGCCCTGGCCGCGCTCGTGTTCGCCGACGCCGCGGCCCGCGCCGATCTCGAGGCCATCGTGCTGTCCCGTGTCGACGACGCCGTCGCCGCCGAGGAGCGCGCCGCCCGCGCCGCCGGCCACGCGGTCGTGGTGCACGACAGCCCGCTGCTGCTCGAGAAGGAGCGCGACGGCGACTACGACGCCGTGGTCGGGGTGCTCGCGCCGCGCCGCGAGCGCATCGCGCGCGTGGTGCGCGACCGCGGCCGCACCGTCGAGTACGTGGCCGGGGTGCTCGCGGCGCAGGCGAGCGACCTCGAGCGCATCCGGCGCTGCGACCGCCTGATCCTCAACAACGCGGGGCGCACGGTGCTGGGGGAGCGGGCTCGCCGCGCCCTCGCGGCCGCGCTCGCCGAGCTTGCGCCCTGA
- a CDS encoding trimeric intracellular cation channel family protein: MTPDQLLADNDLLRALDLIGVVVMGITGGALASRLRFDAVGFAVIGIVSGLGGGILRDLILDQAVPAAFSGPWYLVCALSGAAFSYVVAAEGRSLRRAMTVLDALALGLWAASGTAKSLTAGLDVLPAVLLGVVSAVGGGAIRDVMVGRIPAIFGGSPLYATTALVTAIATWATLALRLPAWTILVAVALGSGLALVSAWRQWGLPRHQEWQVTLSATQMKALVRRVRRSERRRVATETSGLPAVADAGERDDLARDTGALDDTADDWAGADGSGEGLLDPGLGTPSPERPDRS; this comes from the coding sequence GTGACGCCCGATCAGCTGCTGGCCGACAACGACCTCCTGCGCGCCCTCGACCTGATCGGCGTCGTGGTCATGGGGATCACGGGCGGCGCGCTCGCGAGCCGGCTGCGCTTCGACGCGGTCGGCTTCGCCGTGATCGGCATCGTGTCCGGTCTGGGCGGCGGGATCCTGCGCGATCTCATCCTCGACCAGGCCGTGCCCGCGGCGTTCTCGGGCCCGTGGTACCTCGTGTGCGCCCTGAGCGGGGCAGCGTTCTCGTACGTCGTGGCGGCCGAGGGCCGCAGCCTGCGGCGCGCGATGACGGTGCTCGACGCCCTCGCCCTGGGGCTGTGGGCCGCCTCCGGCACGGCGAAGTCGCTCACCGCGGGGCTCGACGTGCTCCCGGCCGTGCTGCTGGGCGTCGTCTCGGCGGTCGGCGGCGGCGCGATCCGCGACGTCATGGTCGGGCGCATCCCCGCCATCTTCGGCGGCAGCCCCCTGTACGCGACGACGGCGCTCGTCACGGCGATCGCGACCTGGGCGACCCTGGCCCTGCGGCTGCCGGCGTGGACGATCCTGGTGGCGGTCGCCCTCGGCTCGGGCCTCGCGCTCGTCTCGGCGTGGCGGCAGTGGGGCCTGCCCCGCCACCAGGAGTGGCAGGTGACGCTCTCGGCGACCCAGATGAAGGCGCTCGTGCGGCGCGTGCGGCGCAGCGAGCGCCGCCGGGTCGCGACCGAGACCTCGGGGCTTCCGGCCGTCGCCGATGCCGGTGAGCGCGACGATCTCGCGCGGGACACGGGCGCGCTCGACGACACCGCCGACGACTGGGCCGGCGCCGACGGCTCGGGCGAGGGCCTGCTCGATCCGGGCCTCGGCACGCCGTCGCCCGAGCGCCCCGACCGCTCCTGA
- the aroD gene encoding type I 3-dehydroquinate dehydratase, whose translation MTAGSLTVRGVEIGAGRPAIIVPLTSAGPDELLDDAAALAGRPVDLVEWRIDRFATDVTDLGAYRAAVLDGARRVRSVLDAAAPEGPGMPLLLTLRTAAEGGARALADDDYRDLLAALCAARVADLIDVEAFRDEHAVRTIVSAAHAAGVLVVASNHDFEATPEEEEIVARLRRMQELGADIAKLAAMPRDPADVLTLLRATWTMHSRHATGPVITMSMGPLGAVSRVSGATFGSAATFGTVGAASAPGQIDVDALAAALDALQP comes from the coding sequence ATGACCGCCGGGAGCCTGACCGTGCGCGGCGTCGAGATCGGCGCCGGCCGGCCCGCGATCATCGTGCCCCTCACCTCCGCGGGCCCCGACGAGCTGCTCGACGACGCGGCCGCGCTCGCCGGCCGGCCCGTCGACCTCGTCGAATGGCGCATCGACCGCTTCGCGACGGACGTGACCGATCTCGGCGCCTACCGGGCCGCGGTCCTCGACGGGGCGCGGCGCGTCCGCTCCGTCCTCGACGCGGCCGCGCCGGAGGGCCCGGGCATGCCGCTCCTGCTCACGCTGCGCACCGCTGCCGAGGGCGGGGCCCGGGCCCTCGCCGACGACGACTACAGGGACCTGCTGGCCGCGCTCTGCGCGGCCCGCGTCGCCGACCTGATCGACGTCGAGGCCTTCCGCGACGAGCACGCGGTGCGCACGATCGTCTCCGCCGCGCACGCCGCGGGCGTCCTCGTCGTCGCCTCGAACCACGACTTCGAGGCGACCCCCGAGGAGGAGGAGATCGTGGCCCGGCTGCGGCGCATGCAGGAGCTCGGCGCCGACATCGCCAAGCTCGCGGCCATGCCGCGCGACCCCGCGGACGTGCTGACCCTGCTGCGCGCGACGTGGACCATGCACAGCCGCCACGCGACCGGACCCGTCATCACGATGAGCATGGGGCCCCTCGGCGCCGTCTCCCGCGTGAGCGGCGCGACCTTCGGCTCCGCCGCGACCTTCGGCACCGTCGGAGCCGCCTCCGCCCCCGGGCAGATCGACGTCGACGCGCTCGCGGCGGCACTCGACGCCCTGCAGCCCTGA
- a CDS encoding shikimate kinase, which produces MSATEPSPAGLRPRAILIGPMAAGKTSVGRALARLWHVPFVDLDHEIEARHGPIPEIFAAHGESGFREREADALAQLLGRHGGVLSLGGGAPLTPRSAASLAGHHVVLIEIDEHAAASRLRGGAGRPLLAGEDPVLRWRTITAARMPAYRALAVHTVDGASSTPDALARSIAAALDDPRQIPQEDA; this is translated from the coding sequence GTGAGCGCCACCGAGCCCTCCCCGGCGGGCCTGCGGCCGCGCGCGATCCTGATCGGGCCGATGGCGGCCGGCAAGACGAGCGTGGGCCGGGCCCTCGCGCGGCTGTGGCACGTCCCGTTCGTCGACCTCGACCACGAGATCGAGGCGCGCCATGGACCCATCCCCGAGATCTTCGCCGCGCACGGCGAGAGCGGCTTCCGCGAGCGGGAGGCCGACGCCCTGGCCCAGCTGCTCGGGCGCCACGGCGGCGTGCTCTCGCTCGGCGGCGGCGCACCGCTCACGCCGCGCAGCGCGGCCTCGCTCGCCGGCCACCACGTCGTGCTCATCGAGATCGACGAGCACGCCGCCGCGTCCCGCCTGCGCGGCGGCGCCGGGCGCCCTCTGCTCGCCGGGGAGGACCCCGTGCTGCGATGGCGCACGATCACCGCGGCCCGGATGCCCGCCTATCGCGCCCTCGCCGTGCACACGGTCGACGGCGCCTCGAGCACGCCCGACGCCCTCGCCCGCTCCATCGCCGCAGCCCTCGACGACCCCCGGCAGATCCCGCAGGAGGATGCATGA
- the uvrB gene encoding excinuclease ABC subunit UvrB, with product MRPVTDIPRSSIPFEVVSEYQPSGDQPQAIAELAQRIQDGERDVVLLGATGTGKSATTAWLIEKLQRPTLVMAHNKTLAAQLASEFRELLPHNAVEYFVSYYDYYQPEAYVPQSDTYIEKDSAINAEVERLRHSATNSLLTRRDTIVVSSVSCIFGLGTPQEYVDRMELLTVGDQVDRDDLLRRFVDMQYDRNDTSFVRGTFRVRGDTVEIIPMYEELAIRIEFFGDEIDALYTLHPVTGEVIRAEEQIHIFPASHYVAGPERLARAIDSIESELGERLTELESQNKLLEAQRLRMRTTHDLEMLRQMGTTNGVENYSRHLDGRGPGTPPNTLLDYFPEDFLLVLDESHVTVPQIGAMYEGDRSRKRTLVDFGFRLPSALDNRPLTFSEFTERVGQTVYLSATPAAYELERSDGVVEQIIRPTGLIDPEVIVKPVKGQIDDLRAEIATRVERDERVLVTTLTKRMAEDLTDYLLDNGVRVQYLHSDVDTLRRVELLRSLRLGEFDVLVGINLLREGLDLPEVSLVAILDADKEGFLRSRTSLIQTIGRAARNVSGQVHMYADTVTDSMRDAIDETNRRREKQIAYNTEHGIDPTPLRKKIADVTDMLAREDIDTETLMATDYRSGKDRVARDRARAQVLDNVGSRTVDLGDDPVGALTAMIDEMTAQMHAAAENLQFEVAARLRDEVGELKKELRQVQGGGA from the coding sequence ATGCGCCCCGTCACCGACATCCCTCGCTCCTCGATCCCCTTCGAGGTGGTCTCGGAGTACCAGCCCTCGGGGGACCAGCCCCAGGCCATCGCGGAGCTCGCCCAGCGGATCCAGGACGGCGAGCGCGACGTGGTGCTGCTCGGCGCGACCGGCACCGGCAAGAGCGCGACCACCGCGTGGCTGATCGAGAAGCTGCAGCGGCCGACCCTCGTGATGGCGCACAACAAGACCCTCGCCGCACAGCTCGCGAGCGAGTTCCGGGAGCTCCTGCCGCACAACGCGGTCGAGTACTTCGTCTCGTACTACGACTACTACCAGCCCGAGGCGTACGTGCCGCAGTCGGACACCTACATCGAGAAGGACTCGGCCATCAACGCCGAGGTCGAGAGGCTGCGCCACAGCGCGACGAACTCGCTGCTCACCCGGCGCGACACGATCGTCGTCTCCTCGGTCAGCTGCATCTTCGGCCTGGGCACGCCGCAGGAGTACGTCGACCGCATGGAGCTGCTCACGGTCGGCGACCAGGTCGACCGCGACGACCTGCTGCGCCGCTTCGTGGACATGCAGTACGACCGCAACGACACGTCCTTCGTGCGCGGCACCTTCCGGGTGCGCGGGGACACCGTCGAGATCATCCCCATGTACGAGGAGCTCGCGATCCGCATCGAGTTCTTCGGCGACGAGATCGACGCGCTCTACACGCTGCACCCGGTGACCGGCGAGGTGATCCGGGCCGAGGAGCAGATCCACATCTTCCCCGCCTCGCACTACGTGGCCGGCCCCGAGCGGCTGGCCCGCGCGATCGACTCGATCGAGTCGGAGCTGGGGGAGCGCCTGACCGAGCTCGAGAGCCAGAACAAGCTGCTCGAGGCGCAGCGCCTGCGCATGCGCACCACCCACGACCTCGAGATGCTGCGCCAGATGGGCACCACCAACGGCGTCGAGAACTACTCGCGCCACCTCGACGGGCGCGGGCCGGGCACGCCGCCCAACACGCTCCTGGACTACTTCCCCGAGGACTTCCTGCTCGTGCTCGACGAGTCCCACGTGACGGTCCCGCAGATCGGCGCGATGTACGAGGGGGACCGCTCGCGCAAGCGCACGCTCGTCGACTTCGGCTTCCGCCTCCCGTCGGCGCTCGACAACCGTCCTCTCACGTTCTCGGAGTTCACCGAGCGCGTGGGACAGACGGTCTACCTCTCGGCGACGCCCGCCGCGTACGAGCTCGAGCGCTCCGACGGGGTGGTCGAGCAGATCATCCGCCCCACCGGCCTGATCGACCCCGAGGTCATCGTCAAGCCGGTCAAGGGTCAGATCGACGACCTGCGCGCCGAGATCGCCACCCGGGTCGAGCGCGACGAGCGCGTGCTCGTGACCACCCTGACCAAGCGCATGGCCGAGGACCTCACCGACTACCTGCTCGACAACGGGGTGCGCGTGCAGTACCTCCACTCCGACGTCGACACCCTGCGTCGCGTCGAGCTGCTGCGCTCCCTGCGCCTGGGCGAGTTCGACGTGCTCGTCGGCATCAACCTGCTGCGCGAGGGCCTCGACCTGCCCGAGGTGTCCCTCGTGGCGATCCTCGACGCCGACAAGGAGGGCTTCCTGCGCTCGCGCACGTCGCTCATCCAGACGATCGGCCGCGCGGCCCGCAACGTCTCCGGCCAGGTGCACATGTACGCCGACACCGTCACCGACTCGATGCGGGACGCGATCGACGAGACCAACCGCCGCCGCGAGAAGCAGATCGCCTACAACACCGAGCACGGGATCGACCCGACGCCGCTGCGCAAGAAGATCGCCGACGTCACGGACATGCTCGCCCGCGAGGACATCGACACCGAGACCCTCATGGCCACGGACTACCGCTCCGGGAAGGACCGCGTGGCGCGGGATCGGGCACGGGCGCAGGTGCTCGACAACGTCGGCTCCCGCACCGTGGACCTCGGGGACGACCCGGTGGGTGCGCTCACCGCGATGATCGACGAGATGACGGCCCAGATGCACGCGGCCGCCGAGAACCTGCAGTTCGAGGTCGCGGCGCGGCTGCGCGACGAGGTGGGGGAGCTGAAGAAGGAGCTGCGGCAGGTCCAGGGCGGCGGCGCCTGA